The following proteins are co-located in the Haloarcula marismortui ATCC 43049 genome:
- the phoU gene encoding phosphate signaling complex protein PhoU, producing MSRESYQQLLDELREHVVEMGDLVVERLEAALTALRTVDREMAQSVIDSDDEINELYLALEADCIDLFALQQPVATDLRFVAASFKIITDLERIADLATNLAAYAQSADRRLAPEVDVDTIGREATEMVERSIDAYRREDVEECRAIAADDDALDALCQRASETVARDLIEREADGDDGWAVEQLLDDVSRLLLTVRDLERVGDHAVNIAARTLYMVETDSELIY from the coding sequence ATGTCACGCGAGTCGTACCAGCAACTGCTGGACGAACTCCGGGAGCACGTGGTCGAGATGGGCGACCTCGTCGTCGAGCGGCTCGAAGCGGCGCTCACTGCGCTCCGGACCGTCGACCGGGAGATGGCGCAGTCTGTCATCGACAGCGACGACGAAATAAACGAGTTGTATCTGGCCCTCGAAGCCGACTGTATCGACCTCTTTGCCCTCCAGCAGCCGGTCGCGACCGACCTCCGCTTTGTCGCCGCCTCGTTCAAGATTATCACCGACCTCGAACGCATCGCGGACCTCGCCACGAACCTCGCAGCGTACGCACAATCTGCCGACCGTCGACTCGCTCCCGAGGTCGACGTCGACACGATCGGCCGCGAAGCCACTGAGATGGTCGAGCGCAGTATCGATGCCTATCGGCGTGAAGACGTCGAGGAATGCCGCGCTATCGCGGCTGACGACGACGCGCTCGACGCGCTCTGCCAGCGGGCCAGCGAGACCGTCGCTCGGGACCTCATCGAACGAGAGGCCGACGGCGACGACGGCTGGGCGGTTGAGCAGTTGCTTGATGATGTGTCCCGACTCCTGCTGACGGTTCGAGACCTCGAACGCGTTGGCGACCACGCGGTCAACATCGCGGCACGCACGCTGTACATGGTCGAAACCGACTCCGAACTCATCTACTAA
- a CDS encoding phosphate uptake regulator PhoU, with translation METRKIQTVGGGTYTVSLPKEWAESENCTAGTTVNLHTHIDGLLVIQTPESRTTPRNRVTLEVGNDDPAEIEQLLRAAYAAGVESVVLELPDGYSDAQHRAIERVTRNLTGVTIAEETETHVTVQTLLDASEVSVRQSVRQLQFVALSMHRDAMAALTTGTTSDRWGDRDEQADRLHAMIDRYFERGLARLDEIDALGLTRPELFTLWGTANELERVADHAERIGTIADQLDGQPTGSIVTALEDIAQDVRTVVEDAVRVIIGDACVDTARQTLATRRAVRQQITSLDRQLFESGDADYRLTRALDSLARTAEHGGNIAEFGLRMAVRDGALTASEGGTDDADTTSSTAETES, from the coding sequence ATGGAAACCCGAAAGATACAGACCGTCGGCGGCGGGACGTACACGGTTTCACTACCGAAAGAGTGGGCCGAATCGGAGAACTGTACGGCCGGAACGACGGTGAACCTCCACACGCACATCGACGGGCTACTCGTGATTCAGACACCCGAGTCCCGGACCACGCCGCGGAACCGCGTCACCCTGGAGGTCGGAAACGACGACCCGGCGGAAATCGAGCAGTTGTTGCGAGCGGCCTACGCTGCCGGGGTCGAGTCCGTCGTTCTTGAACTCCCCGACGGCTACAGCGACGCGCAACACCGGGCCATCGAACGCGTCACCCGAAACCTGACTGGCGTAACCATCGCCGAGGAGACTGAAACACACGTGACGGTCCAGACGTTGCTCGACGCCAGCGAGGTGTCGGTCCGGCAGTCGGTTCGCCAGCTCCAGTTCGTCGCTCTGTCGATGCACCGGGATGCGATGGCTGCCCTCACAACCGGGACGACCAGCGACCGGTGGGGTGACCGTGACGAGCAGGCCGACCGACTGCACGCCATGATCGACCGCTATTTCGAGCGGGGCCTGGCACGGCTTGATGAGATCGATGCGCTCGGGCTGACGCGTCCGGAACTGTTCACCCTTTGGGGGACCGCGAACGAACTCGAACGCGTGGCTGACCACGCCGAACGCATCGGCACCATCGCCGACCAGCTCGACGGCCAGCCAACCGGTTCCATCGTCACAGCCCTCGAAGATATCGCTCAGGACGTTCGCACCGTTGTTGAGGACGCTGTCCGTGTGATCATTGGCGACGCCTGTGTCGACACCGCCCGACAGACGCTGGCCACGCGCCGGGCCGTGCGCCAGCAGATAACGAGCCTTGACCGCCAGCTGTTCGAATCGGGCGACGCCGACTACCGGCTCACCCGCGCCCTCGATAGCCTCGCCAGAACAGCCGAGCACGGTGGCAACATCGCCGAGTTTGGTCTTCGGATGGCCGTCCGCGACGGCGCGCTCACCGCTTCCGAGGGCGGTACCGACGACGCGGACACGACGAGTTCAACAGCCGAAACAGAGTCCTGA
- a CDS encoding cupin domain-containing protein, producing the protein MEQAHLGFDRYFEVAMETAEAQAAEMTIEPGRSVGGPENYHADSDQWLFVVSGTGTVTVDGDTHHVDAGDLIRIEAGERHGIENDGPEPLETVNFYTPPR; encoded by the coding sequence ATGGAGCAGGCGCATCTCGGGTTCGACCGCTACTTCGAAGTCGCCATGGAGACTGCGGAGGCACAGGCTGCGGAGATGACTATCGAGCCAGGCCGGTCCGTGGGTGGGCCGGAGAACTACCACGCTGACAGCGACCAGTGGCTGTTCGTAGTCAGCGGTACCGGCACCGTCACTGTCGACGGTGATACCCACCACGTTGACGCCGGCGACCTCATTCGCATCGAGGCCGGCGAACGCCACGGCATCGAAAACGACGGGCCCGAGCCCCTAGAGACGGTCAACTTCTACACGCCGCCGCGATAG
- the pstA gene encoding phosphate ABC transporter permease PstA, whose amino-acid sequence MSDAYATTDRLVSADSNSYDRGLDTAIALSVVGFTLGLITLVNLVPPGASGSALTTALGTLLAVVVGAVGITGLASYTNVVPVTSQRVRGIGLGLVVSTLALTALAAVLPVTMATLLGTVLLAEALAITAAGVSSRLELVDTEPNMSAGLLSGGALGAVGLAMGAAIGGALTSAGSLLWLVGAVVAGVGLFLLAILPREDLGSTLPTAIVVGALGLTIVTGTIGVGWQWNPQTLSGGFTGGAVIPVFLLVGTLLSAWSAAKCRAGFGARGREYGAFLVINLNAFLMVAVMATIVVFVTVKGVGYAFHGLSVGALTALVLLTPALLAAVQFARTPAGTNDWNSGARQLFRVLPLAAVGALAATVASVLVTGSPLRYSYAYTVQVNRQGQALDTAFAVTPDTTIGTLLLFAPAALLAVTFFRSFGSLRKVGTQSERAGSIRQAVPTAVLALVVLTGFFLVFGPAPFGLPLGETLGFAAVAAGSVAAGGLAVYPLVGVLTSDGPTLADSAQSEAPLFTLGVFGGLGLLLAALLLQPVAGINPLVGPVNLVPAIALGAAVASLALATLTTVAKRSSEETITRRLLTEETRLGLVGTAGFTALVGLHVAVTGTSFNVLGVSIANEGSLSWPMVMQAYIPLGAEPGGIMPAIIGTVWLVIGATLFAVPLGVGAAVFLTEYAEQGQFTALVEIATNALWSTPSIVFGLFGAAFLIPRLGGDESLLAGMLVLGFMLLPLVLITSRESIKAVPDEYRDASAALGVTQWETIKSVVLPAAMPGVITGVILGVGRIAGETAPLILVLGSTLNATAAVDVIGGFRFVSGPPFIANDALLTASASLPTQVWAVIAAGVSGSPQMGWATAFILLMVVLTFYAVGITARTYFRRKLNYE is encoded by the coding sequence ATGAGTGACGCCTACGCGACTACGGACCGACTCGTCAGTGCGGACTCGAACAGCTACGACCGGGGACTGGATACGGCGATCGCACTGAGCGTCGTCGGCTTCACGCTCGGACTCATCACGCTGGTGAATCTGGTCCCGCCCGGTGCCAGTGGCAGTGCCCTCACCACGGCGCTCGGGACGCTACTTGCTGTCGTCGTCGGCGCGGTCGGGATCACCGGCCTCGCCTCCTACACCAACGTCGTCCCGGTCACCTCACAGCGAGTGCGCGGCATCGGGCTGGGCCTCGTCGTTTCGACGCTTGCGCTGACCGCGCTTGCCGCGGTCCTTCCCGTGACGATGGCGACGCTGCTTGGAACCGTGTTGCTGGCCGAAGCGCTGGCGATCACTGCCGCCGGTGTCTCCTCCCGACTCGAACTCGTGGACACGGAACCGAACATGAGCGCCGGGCTGCTCTCCGGCGGCGCGCTCGGCGCGGTCGGCCTTGCTATGGGGGCTGCCATCGGCGGTGCACTCACCAGTGCCGGCTCACTTCTGTGGCTCGTCGGGGCTGTCGTCGCCGGCGTCGGGCTGTTCCTGCTGGCAATTCTCCCTCGCGAGGACCTCGGTTCGACGCTCCCGACAGCCATCGTGGTCGGCGCGCTCGGGCTGACAATCGTAACCGGCACCATCGGCGTCGGCTGGCAGTGGAACCCGCAGACCCTCTCCGGTGGCTTCACCGGCGGCGCGGTCATCCCCGTGTTCCTTCTGGTCGGGACGCTCCTGTCGGCCTGGTCGGCCGCCAAGTGCCGGGCCGGATTCGGCGCTCGGGGCCGGGAGTACGGGGCCTTCCTCGTCATCAACCTCAACGCCTTCCTGATGGTGGCCGTGATGGCGACAATCGTCGTGTTCGTGACCGTCAAAGGCGTCGGCTACGCCTTCCACGGGCTCTCGGTCGGTGCGCTGACCGCGCTGGTCCTCCTGACGCCAGCCCTTCTCGCCGCGGTCCAGTTCGCTCGCACACCTGCGGGCACGAATGACTGGAACAGCGGCGCTCGACAGCTATTCCGCGTCCTCCCACTGGCGGCAGTCGGCGCGCTTGCCGCGACGGTTGCGAGCGTCCTCGTCACTGGGTCCCCGCTACGCTACTCCTATGCCTACACTGTTCAGGTCAACCGACAGGGACAGGCACTCGATACGGCATTCGCGGTGACCCCTGACACGACAATCGGAACGCTACTGCTGTTCGCGCCGGCGGCGCTGCTCGCAGTCACCTTCTTCCGTTCGTTCGGTTCGCTCCGAAAGGTCGGGACACAGTCCGAGCGGGCCGGCTCGATTCGACAGGCCGTCCCGACCGCGGTTCTCGCGCTCGTCGTCCTCACCGGCTTCTTCCTCGTTTTCGGCCCCGCTCCGTTCGGCCTGCCGCTCGGCGAGACGCTCGGCTTCGCCGCCGTCGCCGCCGGGTCGGTCGCCGCGGGCGGTCTCGCAGTCTACCCGCTTGTCGGCGTGCTCACAAGCGACGGGCCGACGCTCGCGGACAGCGCACAGTCCGAGGCGCCGCTGTTCACGCTGGGTGTGTTCGGCGGACTCGGGCTGTTGCTGGCCGCGCTGTTGCTCCAGCCAGTCGCCGGCATCAATCCACTGGTCGGCCCGGTGAACCTTGTGCCGGCAATCGCACTCGGGGCCGCGGTGGCCTCGCTCGCACTGGCGACGCTCACGACCGTCGCAAAGCGGTCCAGCGAAGAGACGATCACCCGCCGGCTCCTGACCGAGGAGACGCGACTTGGACTTGTCGGCACGGCCGGCTTCACCGCGCTGGTGGGCCTGCACGTGGCCGTTACCGGCACGTCATTCAATGTTCTCGGCGTCTCCATTGCCAACGAGGGGAGCCTCTCGTGGCCGATGGTGATGCAGGCCTACATCCCGCTGGGGGCCGAGCCCGGCGGTATCATGCCTGCCATCATCGGCACGGTGTGGCTGGTCATCGGCGCGACGCTGTTCGCCGTCCCGCTGGGCGTCGGTGCGGCGGTGTTCCTCACCGAGTACGCCGAGCAGGGCCAGTTCACCGCACTCGTCGAGATCGCGACGAACGCGCTCTGGTCCACGCCGAGCATCGTCTTCGGCCTGTTCGGGGCCGCGTTCCTGATTCCGCGGCTGGGCGGCGACGAGTCCCTGCTGGCCGGGATGCTGGTGCTCGGGTTCATGCTCTTGCCGCTGGTGCTTATCACCTCGCGGGAGTCGATCAAGGCCGTCCCCGACGAGTATCGTGACGCCAGCGCAGCGCTGGGTGTGACCCAGTGGGAGACCATCAAGAGTGTCGTCCTGCCGGCGGCGATGCCGGGCGTCATCACCGGTGTCATCCTCGGCGTCGGCCGCATCGCCGGCGAGACTGCTCCGCTCATTCTCGTCCTCGGGTCGACGCTGAACGCGACGGCTGCCGTCGATGTCATCGGCGGCTTCCGCTTCGTATCGGGGCCGCCGTTCATCGCCAACGACGCCTTGCTGACGGCCTCAGCGTCGCTACCGACGCAGGTGTGGGCCGTTATCGCGGCCGGGGTGTCTGGGTCGCCACAGATGGGGTGGGCGACGGCGTTTATCCTGCTGATGGTTGTTCTGACGTTCTACGCGGTCGGTATCACGGCGCGGACGTACTTCCGGAGGAAACTCAACTATGAGTGA
- a CDS encoding oxidoreductase has protein sequence MTGWTIEDMPPLRDRTVVVTGANSGLGLEGSKAFARRGATVVMACRSVERGESAAAEIREAVPNATLDVRECDLADLSNVASFADGLRADYDAVDILCNNAGVMAIPRSETADGFETQFGVNHLGHFALTGHLLDLLGAADGESRIVTQSSGAHEMGEIDFDDLQRERSYGKWSAYGQSKLANLLFAYELQRRLGNHGWDDVLSVACHPGYADTDLQFRGPREMGSTLRTAAMGVANAVFAQSAEQGALPMLYAATAEDVIGGEYVGPGGLFDMRGSPEFQQSNDASQDEETAEQLWAVSTDLTGVEYDFERT, from the coding sequence ATGACAGGCTGGACTATCGAAGATATGCCCCCGCTGAGGGACCGAACTGTGGTCGTGACTGGTGCGAACAGCGGGCTGGGACTCGAAGGCTCGAAGGCGTTCGCTCGCAGAGGTGCGACGGTAGTGATGGCCTGCCGGAGCGTCGAACGCGGTGAGTCGGCCGCCGCAGAGATCCGCGAGGCCGTTCCGAACGCGACACTCGATGTTCGAGAGTGTGATCTGGCCGACCTGTCGAACGTCGCGTCGTTCGCCGACGGCCTCCGGGCCGACTACGACGCTGTCGACATCCTCTGTAACAACGCCGGTGTCATGGCGATTCCGCGGAGCGAGACAGCCGACGGCTTCGAGACGCAGTTCGGTGTCAACCATCTGGGCCACTTCGCCCTGACCGGGCACCTGCTCGACTTGCTTGGGGCCGCTGACGGCGAATCCCGAATCGTCACGCAGTCCAGCGGCGCGCACGAGATGGGCGAAATCGACTTTGATGACCTCCAGCGTGAGCGCTCCTACGGGAAGTGGTCAGCCTACGGTCAGAGCAAGCTCGCAAACCTCCTCTTTGCCTACGAACTCCAGCGGCGGCTGGGCAACCACGGCTGGGACGACGTGCTAAGTGTCGCCTGCCATCCTGGGTACGCCGACACCGACCTCCAGTTCCGCGGGCCGCGGGAGATGGGGTCGACGCTGCGAACCGCGGCCATGGGCGTTGCCAACGCCGTCTTCGCCCAATCAGCCGAACAGGGCGCGCTGCCGATGCTGTACGCCGCCACCGCCGAGGATGTCATCGGCGGCGAGTACGTCGGTCCCGGCGGACTGTTCGACATGCGCGGCTCGCCCGAGTTCCAGCAGTCCAACGATGCGTCACAGGACGAGGAAACCGCCGAGCAGCTCTGGGCGGTCTCAACCGACCTCACCGGCGTGGAATACGATTTCGAGCGTACTTGA
- the thiE gene encoding thiamine phosphate synthase, which produces MVDWDVYLVTQASLSAGRTTDEIVAEAIESGVGVVQLREKNRTARERYELGQKLRELTREADVTFVVNDRIDLAQAIDADGVHLGDDDLPVSVARDILGDDAVIGRSVSTVEDAREAATAGADYLGVGAVFATGSKDDIDDEEYAVGTDRVAAIAEAVDIPFVGIGGITAGNATAVVDAGADGVAVITEITKADDPAAAAEALHSAVEQGR; this is translated from the coding sequence ATGGTCGACTGGGACGTGTATCTCGTCACGCAGGCGTCGCTCTCGGCGGGCCGGACAACCGACGAAATCGTCGCGGAGGCGATCGAGAGCGGCGTCGGCGTCGTCCAGCTCCGCGAGAAGAACCGGACCGCACGCGAACGCTACGAACTCGGGCAGAAACTGCGAGAACTGACCCGCGAGGCCGACGTCACGTTCGTCGTTAACGACCGTATCGACCTCGCACAGGCCATCGACGCCGACGGAGTTCACCTCGGCGACGACGACCTCCCTGTTTCTGTTGCCCGGGATATCCTCGGTGACGATGCGGTCATCGGGCGCTCGGTCTCGACCGTCGAAGACGCCCGGGAAGCGGCGACGGCTGGTGCAGACTACCTTGGTGTCGGCGCGGTGTTTGCCACTGGCTCGAAAGACGACATCGACGATGAGGAGTACGCTGTTGGCACCGACCGCGTCGCCGCAATTGCCGAGGCAGTGGACATCCCCTTTGTCGGCATCGGTGGCATCACGGCCGGGAACGCCACTGCGGTCGTTGACGCCGGGGCCGACGGTGTAGCTGTTATCACCGAGATTACGAAGGCCGACGACCCGGCGGCGGCGGCTGAAGCGTTACACAGTGCCGTCGAGCAAGGACGATAG
- the pstC gene encoding phosphate ABC transporter permease subunit PstC has translation MTEDIPTTEGEAVSGGDRVDGSTLAVVTIATTLVATILVFLFRPALALPMLLAFVFVTAVGWVTYQAEVARLLTLVATVLTVLTVAFITFFLFASALPAFLERGLGLLLIPEQGGNARWFFWLESVLPSDSTYWNPLSGAYSLIPMIWATVVVTIIAGAVAGPLGLFGALFIAEVASDRLRELIKPGVEILAGIPSIVYGFIGFQVLNGFIQTNFLDDGASFLIAGIVVGVMALPTVVSVGEDALSSVPQSMGDGSVAMGATEWQTMKSISIPAAFSGISAAVILGLGRAIGETMAVAAIMASGTQFADPLFDIFDANATLTSLIATQYGSASESTVDVLFVAGVMLFVIVAGMSIVSQYIERRMQRKLKGQQ, from the coding sequence ATGACAGAGGATATACCTACAACGGAGGGCGAGGCGGTGTCGGGCGGGGACAGAGTCGACGGGTCGACGCTCGCCGTCGTCACGATAGCGACGACGCTGGTGGCGACGATTCTTGTCTTCCTGTTTCGGCCGGCGCTGGCGTTGCCCATGCTGCTGGCATTCGTGTTTGTCACGGCGGTCGGCTGGGTCACCTATCAGGCTGAGGTTGCACGCCTACTCACGCTGGTTGCGACGGTGCTAACGGTGTTGACCGTCGCGTTCATCACGTTCTTCCTGTTCGCAAGCGCACTGCCAGCGTTTCTCGAACGTGGACTTGGACTGCTGTTGATCCCGGAACAGGGCGGGAACGCTCGCTGGTTCTTCTGGCTCGAATCCGTGCTGCCGTCGGACTCGACCTACTGGAACCCCCTTAGCGGGGCGTACTCGCTGATACCGATGATATGGGCGACAGTGGTCGTAACCATCATCGCGGGTGCGGTTGCGGGGCCGCTTGGCCTGTTCGGCGCGCTGTTCATCGCCGAGGTCGCCAGCGACCGCCTGCGGGAACTGATCAAGCCCGGCGTGGAGATTCTGGCCGGCATCCCCTCCATCGTCTACGGGTTCATCGGCTTTCAGGTGCTGAACGGCTTCATTCAGACGAACTTCCTCGATGACGGGGCGAGCTTCCTCATCGCGGGGATCGTCGTGGGCGTGATGGCGCTCCCGACAGTCGTCTCCGTCGGCGAGGACGCTCTCTCCAGTGTCCCCCAGTCGATGGGTGACGGCTCCGTCGCCATGGGCGCGACCGAGTGGCAGACAATGAAGAGCATCTCCATCCCGGCGGCGTTCTCGGGCATCTCCGCGGCCGTCATTCTCGGCCTGGGTCGAGCCATCGGCGAGACGATGGCCGTCGCCGCGATCATGGCCTCGGGGACACAGTTCGCCGACCCACTGTTCGACATCTTCGACGCGAACGCGACGCTGACCAGCCTGATCGCGACCCAGTACGGGAGCGCATCCGAGAGCACCGTCGACGTGCTGTTCGTCGCCGGCGTCATGCTGTTCGTCATCGTCGCCGGGATGAGCATCGTCTCGCAGTACATCGAGCGGCGTATGCAGCGGAAACTGAAGGGGCAACAATGA
- a CDS encoding glutaredoxin family protein, which produces MSDVSITVYTREDCHLCEEAIGTIERVADDEGAAIELDLVDVDEDPDLREEYGERVPYVFVDGSPAFKYHVTERQLREKLQQSA; this is translated from the coding sequence ATGAGCGACGTGTCGATCACCGTCTACACGCGGGAGGACTGCCATCTCTGTGAGGAGGCCATCGGGACAATCGAGCGGGTCGCCGACGACGAGGGGGCCGCCATCGAACTGGACCTCGTTGACGTCGACGAGGACCCTGACCTCCGCGAGGAATACGGCGAACGCGTGCCCTACGTCTTCGTCGACGGGTCGCCGGCGTTCAAGTATCACGTCACCGAGCGACAGTTGCGCGAAAAACTGCAGCAGTCGGCGTAG
- a CDS encoding CNNM domain-containing protein encodes MQPVEVTVRLLAGLALILANGFFVAIEFALTRARQYSESEFDEPGLRRAWEMTDDLEIYLTSCQVGITASSIAVGIIAEPALAAIFEPYFESSVLAGVGVGGAIAFLLINLVHLTHGEQTPTYLGVERAKFVCRYGATPLYYFAWVISPIIKVGDGVAKWTLGLFGVEMSGAWLEAEVDSIESRGELRNELGSVLDRGDVSDERREEVLSAFRVGDREVNEVMVPREDIVALSPTDDDATNAERIAETPHTRYPLVGEALEEFLGIVYIPALVDEREEQAGDGGLLDRIDLEAVASPRMTMSPDTTVSDAIDQFQAERQELAFVLEDGDVVGLVTVTDLLEEVVGDIQDPMDAEAGVD; translated from the coding sequence ATGCAACCAGTCGAAGTCACAGTCAGGCTGCTTGCAGGACTCGCCCTGATCCTCGCCAACGGCTTCTTCGTCGCCATCGAGTTCGCACTGACGCGAGCCAGACAGTACTCCGAATCGGAGTTCGACGAACCCGGTCTCCGGCGTGCCTGGGAGATGACTGACGATCTGGAGATCTATCTCACCAGTTGTCAGGTCGGCATCACCGCCTCCAGCATCGCCGTCGGTATCATCGCCGAGCCGGCGCTTGCGGCCATCTTCGAGCCCTATTTCGAGTCGTCGGTTCTGGCCGGCGTCGGTGTCGGCGGTGCTATTGCGTTCCTCCTCATCAACCTCGTTCACCTCACCCACGGCGAGCAGACGCCAACCTATCTCGGTGTCGAGCGCGCAAAGTTCGTCTGTCGGTACGGCGCGACGCCGCTGTACTACTTCGCGTGGGTCATCTCGCCGATTATCAAAGTCGGCGACGGCGTCGCCAAGTGGACGCTCGGGCTGTTCGGTGTCGAAATGTCCGGCGCGTGGCTCGAAGCAGAAGTCGATAGCATCGAGTCCCGGGGCGAGCTGCGAAACGAACTCGGCTCCGTTCTGGACCGCGGCGACGTATCCGACGAGCGCCGCGAGGAGGTCCTCTCCGCGTTCCGCGTCGGCGACCGCGAAGTCAACGAGGTGATGGTCCCGCGGGAAGACATCGTTGCGCTGTCGCCTACCGACGACGATGCGACCAACGCCGAGCGGATCGCCGAAACGCCACACACCCGCTACCCACTCGTCGGTGAGGCGCTCGAAGAGTTCCTCGGCATCGTCTACATCCCTGCGCTCGTCGACGAGCGCGAGGAGCAGGCCGGCGACGGCGGCCTGCTTGACCGTATCGACCTCGAAGCCGTCGCCTCACCGCGGATGACGATGTCGCCGGACACAACCGTCAGCGACGCTATCGACCAGTTCCAGGCCGAGCGTCAGGAACTCGCATTCGTCCTTGAGGACGGCGACGTTGTCGGGCTGGTGACGGTCACAGACCTGCTCGAAGAGGTCGTCGGCGACATTCAGGACCCGATGGACGCCGAAGCTGGCGTTGACTGA
- the pstB gene encoding phosphate ABC transporter ATP-binding protein PstB, producing MSDSINTEPSTDTQTNGERTVETTSPSAETTAGESEEQVRDEWRHYEFDGDTKLSVENLDVWYGDDHALKDVSMEIPENSVTALIGPSGCGKSTYLRCLNRMNDRIKAARIDGSVELEGTEIYDPNANLVELRKRIGMVFQSPNPFPKSIRENISYGPRKHGDINKGLLARLFGRDDTEQEGELVERSLKQAALWEEVSDRLDDNALGLSGGQQQRLCIARCLAVDPEVILMDEPASALDPIATSKIEDLVEELSKDYTVVIVTHNMQQAARISDQTAVFLTGGELVEYDDTDKIFENPESQRVEDYITGKFG from the coding sequence ATGAGTGATAGCATCAACACGGAGCCGAGCACGGACACGCAAACGAACGGCGAACGGACGGTCGAAACCACATCGCCGAGCGCTGAGACGACGGCCGGTGAGAGCGAGGAGCAAGTCCGCGACGAGTGGCGGCACTACGAGTTCGACGGCGACACGAAGCTCTCGGTCGAGAACCTCGACGTGTGGTACGGCGACGACCACGCCCTCAAGGACGTCTCGATGGAGATCCCGGAAAACAGCGTCACGGCACTCATCGGCCCGTCGGGCTGTGGCAAGTCGACGTATCTGCGGTGCCTGAACCGCATGAACGACCGCATCAAGGCCGCCCGCATCGACGGCTCGGTCGAGCTGGAGGGCACCGAAATTTACGACCCTAACGCCAACCTCGTCGAACTGCGCAAACGTATCGGAATGGTGTTCCAGTCGCCGAACCCGTTCCCGAAATCCATCCGGGAGAACATTTCCTACGGTCCCCGCAAGCACGGCGACATCAACAAGGGCCTGCTCGCACGTCTGTTCGGCCGCGACGACACGGAACAGGAGGGCGAACTCGTTGAGCGGTCGCTGAAACAGGCTGCCCTGTGGGAGGAGGTCAGCGACCGCCTCGACGACAACGCGCTCGGTCTCTCGGGCGGCCAGCAACAGCGGCTCTGTATTGCCCGTTGTCTGGCTGTCGACCCTGAGGTCATCTTGATGGACGAGCCGGCGTCGGCGCTTGACCCCATTGCAACGTCGAAAATCGAGGACCTCGTCGAGGAACTGTCGAAGGACTACACCGTCGTCATCGTCACCCACAATATGCAGCAGGCGGCCCGCATCTCAGACCAGACTGCCGTGTTCCTCACCGGTGGCGAACTCGTCGAGTACGACGACACGGACAAGATCTTCGAGAACCCCGAGAGCCAGCGTGTCGAGGACTACATCACCGGCAAGTTCGGGTAA